One genomic region from Nonomuraea helvata encodes:
- a CDS encoding transposase, whose translation MQHSASALIQWYYQAAKAAPNTRGMSAAVKPKPDPGRPGRFLCNGAAAKSGLNKAILDKGWYGLEVALRAKARYTGSVIHKIDPAYTSQTCPEPACGKVDEKSRKSQAIFSCTSCGHTGHADIVGARNIKSKGQAAGLVVSGRGDPPGSAKRQAPRSTARAAQAARAAA comes from the coding sequence TTGCAGCATTCGGCATCCGCGCTGATCCAGTGGTATTACCAGGCGGCAAAGGCGGCACCGAACACCAGGGGCATGAGCGCGGCCGTCAAGCCCAAGCCCGACCCCGGCCGACCGGGCAGGTTCCTGTGCAACGGCGCGGCCGCGAAATCCGGGCTCAACAAGGCGATTCTCGACAAGGGCTGGTACGGCCTGGAAGTCGCTCTGCGCGCCAAGGCGCGCTACACCGGCAGCGTCATCCATAAGATCGACCCCGCGTACACGTCCCAGACGTGCCCGGAACCTGCGTGCGGGAAGGTGGACGAGAAGAGCCGCAAGAGCCAAGCGATCTTCTCCTGCACTTCTTGCGGGCACACCGGGCACGCCGACATCGTCGGGGCCAGGAACATCAAGAGCAAAGGACAGGCGGCCGGGCTGGTCGTCTCAGGGCGTGGAGACCCACCCGGGTCCGCGAAACGTCAAGCACCCCGTTCCACAGCACGGGCCGCGCAAGCGGCACGAGCTGCCGCATAG
- a CDS encoding IS5 family transposase produces the protein MTRRHDLTDAQWAALEPHLPAASGKGRPPKWSKRQLIDGIRWRIRTGAPWRDVPACYGHWFTVYGLFRRWQREGIWARILAALQACADAAGKIDWTVSVDSTITRAHQHAAGARRDGHLQKEPPGGVHSEPADHGLGRSRGGLTTKTHLACEQGRKLLAAVVTAGQRGDSPQFIPVLGKIRVARLGGGRPRTRPDRVLADKAYTSKANRTHLRRRGIKACIPSKADQDAHRRAKGSKGGRPPAFDPAFYRLRHAVECGINLLKGNRGMATRYDKLAVRYEAVVIIAAINQWLNAL, from the coding sequence GTGACGAGGCGGCACGACCTCACTGATGCGCAGTGGGCGGCGCTGGAGCCGCATCTGCCTGCCGCATCGGGCAAGGGGCGTCCGCCGAAGTGGAGCAAGCGTCAGTTGATCGACGGGATCCGGTGGCGGATCCGGACCGGGGCGCCGTGGCGGGACGTTCCTGCCTGCTACGGCCACTGGTTCACCGTGTATGGCTTGTTCCGGCGCTGGCAGCGGGAGGGGATCTGGGCGCGGATCCTGGCGGCCTTGCAGGCGTGTGCGGACGCCGCCGGGAAGATCGATTGGACGGTGAGCGTGGACTCCACCATCACCCGGGCTCACCAGCACGCGGCCGGAGCACGCCGGGACGGTCACCTGCAAAAGGAACCACCCGGCGGGGTGCACAGCGAGCCGGCCGATCATGGCCTGGGGCGCTCGCGCGGCGGGCTGACCACCAAGACCCATCTGGCTTGCGAGCAGGGCCGCAAGCTGCTGGCTGCGGTGGTGACCGCCGGGCAGCGGGGCGACAGCCCGCAGTTCATACCGGTGCTCGGCAAGATCCGGGTGGCCCGCCTCGGCGGTGGCCGTCCCAGGACCCGCCCGGACCGGGTCCTGGCCGACAAGGCCTACACCAGCAAGGCCAACCGGACTCATCTGCGCCGGCGTGGGATCAAGGCGTGCATTCCGAGCAAGGCCGACCAGGACGCTCACCGGCGAGCCAAGGGATCGAAGGGAGGTCGCCCGCCCGCCTTCGACCCCGCGTTCTACCGGCTGCGTCACGCTGTGGAGTGCGGCATCAACCTGCTCAAAGGCAACCGCGGCATGGCGACCCGTTACGACAAGCTCGCCGTACGCTACGAAGCCGTCGTCATCATCGCTGCGATCAACCAGTGGCTCAATGCCTTATGA
- a CDS encoding aldo/keto reductase, whose protein sequence is MRTRTIGNRQVGVIGLGAMPMSVAGHMPDEDQSIRTILAALDAGITLIDTADAYTPSHDDIGHNERLVARALSLWGGDADTVLVATKGGHTRTSGGGWSVNGRPSHLKEACDRSLKALGVDSIGLYQHHRPDPAVPYEETMGALKELHDAGKIQMAGISNADPAQIRLAHSILGSALVSVQNEYSPRFRSSEPEIDVCAELGLAFLPWSPLGGIGRTGELSGQNAAFAEIAAARGVSPQQVCLAWELARSPVVIPIPGASRPETIIDSAAAADLELSEEELARLS, encoded by the coding sequence ATGAGAACGCGCACCATCGGAAACCGCCAGGTCGGAGTCATCGGGCTCGGTGCCATGCCCATGTCGGTGGCCGGGCACATGCCCGACGAGGACCAGTCGATCCGTACGATTCTCGCGGCCCTGGACGCCGGCATCACCCTGATCGACACAGCCGACGCCTACACCCCCTCGCACGACGACATCGGCCACAACGAGCGCCTGGTGGCCCGGGCCCTGTCGCTGTGGGGCGGAGACGCCGACACCGTGCTCGTCGCGACCAAGGGCGGACACACCCGCACGTCCGGCGGCGGCTGGTCCGTCAACGGCCGCCCGTCGCACCTCAAGGAGGCCTGCGACCGCTCACTGAAGGCCCTCGGCGTGGACAGCATCGGCCTCTACCAGCACCACCGGCCCGACCCGGCGGTGCCGTACGAGGAGACCATGGGCGCGCTCAAGGAGCTGCACGACGCCGGCAAGATCCAGATGGCCGGCATCTCGAACGCCGACCCGGCGCAGATCCGGCTCGCCCACAGCATCCTCGGCAGCGCCCTGGTGAGCGTCCAGAACGAGTACTCGCCGCGCTTCCGCTCCAGCGAGCCCGAGATCGACGTCTGCGCCGAGCTCGGCCTCGCCTTCCTGCCCTGGTCTCCTCTGGGAGGCATCGGCCGCACCGGAGAGCTGAGCGGGCAGAACGCCGCCTTCGCCGAGATCGCCGCGGCGCGCGGCGTCTCCCCCCAGCAGGTCTGCCTCGCCTGGGAGCTGGCCCGCAGCCCCGTGGTGATCCCCATCCCCGGCGCCAGCCGCCCGGAGACCATCATCGACTCGGCCGCGGCCGCCGACCTGGAACTCAGCGAGGAGGAGCTGGCCCGCCTCAGCTGA
- a CDS encoding IS256 family transposase, translating to MARKQPKDIKAKESDRELVARLVDQARAEGVELVGENGLLGRLTKLVLESALEGEITDHLGYDKHQRGASETGNSRNGARSKTVITDVGPVEITVPRDRDGSFEPKIVRKRQRRLSGVDEMIISLAAKGLTTGEISAHLAEVYGAQVSKQTISTITDKVLEGMAEWQNRPLDPVYPVIFIDAIHVKLREGQVANRPIYVAMAVTIDGERDILGLWAGDGGEGAKFWLHVLTEIKNRGVGDALMVVCDGLKGLPQAIESVWPQAVVQTCVVHLLRASFRYAARQHWDAIAKALKPVYTAPTEAAALERFLEFAEAWGGKYPAIVKLWEDAWAEFVPFLNFDTEIRRVICSTNAIESVNARIRRAVKARGHFPNEQAALKCVYMAIMSLDPTGKGRKRWITRWKAALNAFAITFEGRLTPTTR from the coding sequence GTGGCCCGCAAGCAGCCCAAGGACATCAAGGCCAAGGAGTCGGACCGGGAGCTGGTGGCCCGGCTGGTCGACCAGGCCCGCGCCGAGGGCGTGGAACTGGTGGGCGAGAACGGGCTGCTCGGCCGGCTGACCAAGCTGGTGCTGGAGTCCGCGCTGGAAGGTGAGATCACCGACCATCTCGGCTACGACAAGCACCAGCGTGGTGCAAGCGAGACAGGCAACAGCCGCAACGGCGCCCGCTCTAAAACGGTCATCACCGATGTCGGGCCGGTCGAGATCACCGTCCCACGCGATCGGGACGGCAGCTTCGAGCCGAAGATCGTGCGCAAGCGGCAGCGCCGCCTGTCCGGCGTCGATGAGATGATCATCTCGCTGGCCGCCAAGGGACTGACCACCGGAGAGATCTCCGCCCATCTGGCCGAGGTCTACGGCGCGCAGGTGTCCAAGCAGACCATCTCCACCATCACCGACAAGGTCTTGGAGGGGATGGCCGAATGGCAGAATCGGCCGCTCGACCCTGTCTACCCGGTGATTTTCATCGACGCCATCCACGTGAAGCTGCGCGAGGGTCAGGTCGCTAACCGCCCCATCTACGTGGCCATGGCGGTCACCATCGATGGCGAGCGGGACATCCTCGGGTTGTGGGCCGGCGACGGCGGCGAGGGCGCCAAGTTCTGGCTGCACGTGCTGACCGAGATCAAGAACCGTGGCGTCGGTGATGCGCTGATGGTGGTCTGCGACGGCTTGAAGGGGCTGCCGCAGGCCATCGAGAGTGTCTGGCCCCAGGCCGTCGTCCAAACGTGTGTCGTCCACTTGTTGCGTGCGAGCTTCCGCTACGCCGCTCGCCAGCATTGGGACGCCATCGCCAAGGCGCTCAAGCCGGTCTACACCGCGCCGACCGAGGCCGCCGCGCTCGAGCGCTTCTTGGAGTTCGCCGAGGCGTGGGGCGGGAAGTATCCGGCGATCGTGAAGTTGTGGGAGGACGCCTGGGCCGAGTTCGTGCCCTTCCTCAACTTCGACACCGAGATCCGCCGGGTCATCTGCTCGACCAACGCCATCGAGTCCGTGAATGCGCGGATCCGGCGGGCGGTCAAGGCGCGCGGGCACTTCCCGAATGAGCAGGCCGCGCTCAAGTGCGTCTACATGGCGATCATGAGCCTGGACCCGACCGGCAAGGGCCGCAAACGCTGGATCACCCGCTGGAAAGCCGCGCTGAACGCCTTCGCCATCACCTTCGAAGGCCGCCTGACCCCGACCACCCGCTAA
- a CDS encoding TIGR03619 family F420-dependent LLM class oxidoreductase, whose amino-acid sequence MKFGVSYSTPYQGVDPDKIVAFARNAEECGFESLYLPEHIVLYPGAAVGPYELPPTLPYLDPLDCLSFVAAATERILLGTGVLLLPYHHPVILAKRLATVDVLSKGRMRLLTTGLGALPGEARAVGVEYATRGRRADEAIDVLRLLWAGGEDGVSFAGEFFSFENLVSFPKPHQAVQLPVHIGGSSRAAARRAGRRGDGYFPGGALDARERAVQWELARSSAAEVGRDPDALEYTRMGSIDMPVERVEELAAQGVTRIVVSTAATEPEEQREELTAFAKRFGLPQ is encoded by the coding sequence ATGAAGTTCGGCGTCAGCTACAGCACGCCCTATCAAGGGGTCGATCCGGACAAGATCGTGGCCTTCGCCCGGAACGCGGAGGAGTGCGGCTTCGAATCGCTCTACCTGCCCGAGCACATCGTGCTGTACCCCGGCGCCGCGGTGGGGCCGTACGAGCTGCCGCCCACGCTGCCCTACCTCGATCCGCTCGACTGCCTGAGCTTCGTCGCCGCGGCCACGGAACGGATCCTGCTCGGCACCGGCGTGCTGCTGCTGCCGTACCACCATCCGGTGATCCTCGCCAAGCGTCTGGCCACCGTCGACGTGCTGTCCAAGGGCAGGATGCGGCTGCTGACCACGGGACTGGGCGCGCTCCCGGGTGAGGCCCGGGCGGTGGGGGTGGAGTACGCCACCCGCGGCCGCCGCGCCGACGAGGCGATCGACGTGCTGCGCCTGCTGTGGGCCGGCGGCGAGGACGGCGTCAGCTTCGCCGGCGAGTTCTTCTCCTTCGAGAACCTGGTCAGCTTCCCCAAGCCCCACCAGGCCGTCCAGCTGCCCGTGCACATCGGGGGGTCGAGCCGGGCGGCCGCGCGCCGGGCGGGGCGGCGCGGCGACGGCTACTTCCCCGGCGGGGCGCTGGACGCGCGGGAGCGGGCCGTCCAGTGGGAGCTCGCGCGCTCCAGCGCCGCCGAGGTCGGCCGTGACCCGGACGCGCTGGAGTACACCCGCATGGGCTCGATCGACATGCCCGTCGAACGGGTCGAGGAGCTCGCCGCCCAAGGGGTCACCCGCATCGTCGTCAGCACCGCCGCCACCGAACCGGAAGAGCAGCGCGAGGAACTGACCGCGTTCGCCAAGAGGTTCGGCCTCCCCCAGTAG
- a CDS encoding maleylpyruvate isomerase family mycothiol-dependent enzyme, producing MNRDEIWLAIDHERSTLADLLDDLSDQEWEVASLCSGWRVRDVAAHLTLAHMGVGQAARELLKVRGDINRMLHDTAVRQAELPVHQISALLRGMVGSRRKAPGGQPLLDILVHGQDIAIPLGRDRPMPVRAAAFSATRIWTMRWPFTMGWSFHARQELNGLEFAATDYAWSVGQGQRVEGSIAAILLLLNGRSAALTRLSGPGMTELRARLPLATQV from the coding sequence ATGAACCGGGATGAGATATGGCTGGCGATCGATCACGAGCGGTCCACTCTCGCGGACCTTCTTGACGACCTCTCCGACCAGGAATGGGAGGTCGCATCCCTGTGCTCGGGCTGGCGGGTGCGCGACGTCGCCGCCCACCTGACCCTTGCCCATATGGGTGTCGGGCAGGCGGCGCGTGAGCTGCTGAAGGTCCGCGGAGATATCAACCGCATGCTTCACGACACCGCCGTACGGCAAGCCGAGTTGCCCGTGCACCAGATCAGTGCCCTGTTGCGGGGCATGGTGGGCTCCCGCAGGAAGGCGCCCGGCGGGCAGCCGCTCCTGGACATCCTCGTCCACGGGCAGGACATTGCCATCCCTCTCGGACGAGATCGCCCAATGCCGGTGCGGGCCGCGGCTTTCTCCGCAACCCGGATCTGGACCATGAGATGGCCCTTCACCATGGGATGGTCCTTTCATGCCCGTCAGGAGTTGAACGGACTCGAGTTCGCGGCCACCGACTATGCCTGGTCCGTGGGACAAGGACAGAGAGTTGAGGGTTCCATCGCGGCGATCCTCCTGTTGCTGAATGGACGAAGTGCCGCCCTGACACGCCTGTCGGGCCCCGGCATGACCGAACTGCGTGCTCGCCTGCCACTGGCCACCCAGGTCTAG
- a CDS encoding alpha/beta hydrolase: protein MAQAPSDAELARSLEGGFVSRHADVNGVRLRYVIGGRGEPLVLLGGWPQTWWEFHKIMPPLAERHRVIAVDLRGMGGSDKPASGYDKKTMAGDIHALTRHLGHDAVDIAGHDIGGMVAYAFAANHPESTRRIALLDIAHPDDRFYDYSLLPRPGRQQIDGDIHAGPGRFLWWFAFNQVPGLPERLLAGRSRLLVDWMCDYLIEDPTAIGDRDRNIYAHAYSTPDAVRAGNAWYRAFGQDIADEKTYGPVTAPILALGGGEGGYRLLRHVLADKGTDVEVVEVPGSGHYIPEEQPETVVKHLTRFFA, encoded by the coding sequence ATGGCGCAAGCACCATCCGACGCGGAACTGGCGCGTTCGCTGGAGGGCGGGTTCGTCAGCAGGCATGCCGACGTCAACGGAGTCCGCCTGCGCTACGTGATCGGCGGCCGAGGCGAGCCGCTGGTCCTGCTGGGCGGGTGGCCGCAGACCTGGTGGGAGTTCCACAAGATCATGCCGCCGCTGGCCGAGCGCCATCGCGTGATCGCCGTCGACCTGCGGGGGATGGGCGGCTCGGACAAGCCCGCCTCCGGCTATGACAAGAAGACCATGGCGGGCGACATCCACGCGCTGACGCGTCATCTCGGTCACGACGCGGTCGACATCGCCGGGCACGACATCGGCGGGATGGTCGCCTACGCCTTCGCGGCCAACCACCCGGAGAGCACGCGGCGGATCGCGCTGCTGGACATCGCGCACCCCGATGACCGTTTCTACGACTACTCCCTGCTGCCGCGGCCCGGGCGCCAGCAGATCGACGGCGACATCCACGCGGGTCCCGGGCGTTTCCTGTGGTGGTTCGCGTTCAACCAGGTCCCCGGCCTGCCCGAACGCCTGCTCGCCGGCCGGTCACGCCTGCTGGTCGACTGGATGTGCGACTACCTGATCGAAGATCCCACCGCCATCGGCGACCGCGACCGGAACATCTACGCCCACGCCTACTCCACCCCGGACGCGGTCCGGGCCGGCAACGCCTGGTACCGGGCCTTCGGGCAGGACATCGCCGACGAGAAGACGTACGGCCCGGTGACGGCGCCGATCCTGGCCCTGGGCGGCGGCGAGGGCGGCTATCGGCTGCTGCGGCACGTGCTCGCGGACAAGGGGACCGACGTCGAGGTGGTCGAGGTGCCGGGCAGCGGCCACTACATCCCCGAAGAACAACCGGAAACGGTCGTCAAGCATCTGACGCGGTTCTTTGCCTGA